A genomic segment from Roseibium algicola encodes:
- a CDS encoding ParB/RepB/Spo0J family partition protein: protein MPETTQLQIELIPIEQIAILNPRVRNRKIFREIVSSIEEIGLKRPVTVTKRGDGQYELVCGQGRLEAFRELGQSEIPAIVIEADTETVLVKSLVENCARRKHQAIDLLQDISGMSKRGYTDVEIGRKTGLSVEYVRGVGKLLRQGERRLLRSVEAGHIPVSVAVEIADADDEGIQAALQQAYEKNILRGRKLFIAKRVIENRQRKGKGLGGARKTRKNVSSDALVKAYQEDTDRKKLLIRKADATRDRLMFIAHAVRELLHDDAFVEVLKTENLDTVPKNLAARMERQELTR, encoded by the coding sequence ATGCCGGAAACAACACAGCTTCAGATCGAACTCATACCAATTGAGCAAATTGCGATATTGAATCCCCGAGTTCGAAACAGAAAGATTTTCCGGGAAATCGTTTCAAGTATAGAAGAAATCGGTCTCAAGCGTCCGGTCACGGTCACGAAGAGAGGTGACGGTCAATACGAATTGGTGTGTGGTCAGGGGCGCTTGGAGGCCTTTCGAGAGCTCGGGCAATCCGAAATCCCGGCAATTGTGATTGAGGCAGACACGGAAACGGTTCTCGTTAAGAGCCTGGTGGAGAACTGCGCCCGCCGTAAACATCAGGCGATCGATCTTCTCCAAGATATCAGCGGGATGAGTAAGAGGGGATACACAGACGTTGAAATTGGCCGAAAAACAGGCCTGTCAGTCGAATATGTGCGCGGCGTTGGCAAGCTATTGCGACAGGGGGAACGGCGTTTGCTGAGGTCGGTCGAAGCCGGTCACATCCCCGTCAGTGTTGCTGTCGAGATTGCCGACGCTGATGATGAAGGCATACAGGCAGCGCTTCAGCAAGCCTATGAAAAAAACATCTTGAGAGGTCGCAAGCTCTTCATCGCCAAACGGGTGATCGAAAACCGTCAACGCAAGGGAAAAGGGCTTGGTGGAGCTCGGAAAACGAGGAAAAACGTATCGTCCGATGCACTCGTCAAAGCCTATCAGGAAGATACTGACCGGAAAAAACTGCTGATCCGCAAGGCCGATGCAACCCGCGATCGGTTGATGTTCATTGCTCATGCCGTGCGTGAGCTTTTGCACGACGACGCTTTCGTAGAGGTTCTCAAAACGGAAAATCTCGATACCGTTCCCAAGAACCTTGCCGCGCGAATGGAGCGTCAGGAGCTTACGAGGTGA
- a CDS encoding plasmid partitioning protein RepB C-terminal domain-containing protein, whose translation MSGRPVPFAFEKEPVTLSIPEITPLRIVSDRVKRSPKYAQIRASIFYSGLAEPPVVARDPGEEGKFLLLDGHIRLAVLQELGEEKVTCLIATDDEAYTYNKRVNRLAIIQEHKMILKAVEKGVSEEVLAKVLNVNIASIRTKRRLLEGICQEVVDLLKDKHVSINAFGELRKLKPLRQIEAAQLMVAMNKYSFTYAKSLVGATPSSQLVDAGKSKKVNGLSEEQIALMEQESAKLDREFHLLEGTYGEDHLDLVIATGYVRRLIENAHVVRHLARHFPELLAEFQKIVESDEAAKPTALREV comes from the coding sequence ATGTCGGGTCGTCCTGTGCCGTTTGCCTTCGAAAAGGAACCTGTAACGCTCTCCATACCGGAAATTACTCCACTCCGGATTGTGAGCGACCGGGTCAAGCGCTCCCCGAAATACGCTCAAATTCGCGCATCCATTTTTTACTCAGGCCTGGCCGAACCTCCAGTGGTTGCCCGTGACCCAGGCGAAGAGGGGAAGTTTCTTCTGCTGGATGGTCATATCAGGCTGGCGGTGTTGCAGGAACTCGGCGAAGAGAAAGTTACCTGTCTAATTGCAACCGATGACGAGGCCTACACCTACAATAAACGCGTCAACCGTCTCGCAATCATTCAGGAACACAAAATGATCCTGAAGGCCGTTGAAAAGGGCGTTTCGGAAGAAGTGCTCGCCAAGGTCTTAAACGTCAATATTGCCAGCATTCGGACAAAGCGCCGCCTGCTCGAAGGCATATGCCAGGAAGTCGTTGACCTTCTGAAAGACAAGCATGTTTCGATAAACGCCTTCGGGGAATTGCGAAAATTGAAACCGCTTCGGCAAATCGAGGCCGCTCAGCTGATGGTCGCAATGAACAAGTACTCCTTCACTTATGCGAAATCCCTTGTTGGCGCGACACCGTCTTCGCAGCTTGTTGACGCTGGTAAGTCTAAGAAGGTCAACGGGTTATCCGAAGAGCAGATTGCTTTGATGGAGCAGGAGTCAGCCAAACTCGATCGAGAGTTTCATTTGTTGGAGGGCACATACGGTGAGGACCACCTCGATCTTGTGATCGCCACAGGCTATGTGAGGCGCTTGATTGAGAACGCTCATGTCGTGCGCCACCTGGCACGCCACTTTCCGGAACTTCTGGCCGAGTTTCAAAAGATTGTTGAAAGCGACGAGGCAGCCAAGCCAACGGCTTTAAGAGAGGTTTGA
- a CDS encoding thermonuclease family protein: MKRVSTIALVAFLFSMPTEARRRGWGGGSIQGYDDEKQLFLVVFLAICLMAALAGFRNLRRSSRQNKYKYYSTISCPKCGAQMRRRTAKRGKFKGREFWGCSRYPTCDGIVEGNVHTLVPPTNTSNKSKIKGFDVLLGIAVFLFVSTILSVWYFGTPALTGLVKNQLKSPGEPIVGRASVIDGDTIEIHGQHIRFNGIDAPETDQTCLRKSGDTYLCGSEAAKFLDAFLAKSSPTTCNFVDWDQYDRYVGDCYRADGESVAVALVTAGHAVDWPRYSNGAYAKNQDQAWANQRGMWQGMFENPWDYRARKRVEKQKQTQTSPSSFSGQDSGNCNIKGNISVATGEKIFHVPGQEFYSQTQINTSKGERWFCSEADARAAGWRRARR, translated from the coding sequence GTGAAACGTGTATCGACAATCGCACTGGTCGCCTTCCTTTTTTCAATGCCCACCGAAGCTCGCAGGCGCGGATGGGGCGGTGGATCTATTCAGGGCTACGACGACGAGAAGCAACTGTTTCTGGTTGTTTTTCTCGCGATTTGCCTCATGGCCGCTTTGGCTGGCTTTCGCAACCTGAGGCGTTCGTCCCGGCAGAACAAATATAAGTATTACTCGACAATCTCTTGCCCCAAGTGTGGCGCTCAAATGCGTCGTCGAACCGCGAAGCGCGGAAAATTCAAGGGGCGGGAGTTTTGGGGGTGCAGCCGATATCCGACTTGCGACGGCATCGTGGAAGGGAACGTTCACACCTTGGTGCCACCAACCAACACGTCCAACAAATCTAAGATCAAAGGTTTTGATGTTTTGCTCGGAATTGCGGTTTTCCTGTTCGTCTCCACCATTCTTTCAGTCTGGTACTTCGGAACGCCCGCCCTCACTGGACTCGTGAAAAATCAGCTCAAGTCCCCGGGAGAACCAATCGTTGGCCGGGCATCGGTAATCGATGGTGACACGATCGAAATCCACGGACAGCACATACGTTTCAATGGAATTGATGCGCCTGAAACCGATCAGACCTGCCTTCGGAAGAGTGGCGATACATACCTTTGCGGATCTGAAGCGGCGAAGTTTCTAGATGCCTTTCTCGCAAAGTCCAGTCCAACCACTTGCAACTTCGTGGATTGGGATCAGTACGATCGATATGTCGGCGACTGTTATCGCGCGGATGGAGAGAGTGTTGCAGTTGCGCTTGTAACAGCAGGTCACGCGGTCGATTGGCCACGATACAGCAATGGAGCGTACGCCAAGAACCAGGATCAAGCTTGGGCAAATCAGCGAGGTATGTGGCAGGGAATGTTCGAAAACCCTTGGGACTATCGAGCCCGGAAGCGTGTCGAAAAACAAAAACAGACACAAACAAGCCCGTCTTCGTTTAGTGGCCAAGACTCAGGGAATTGCAACATAAAGGGCAACATCAGTGTGGCGACCGGGGAAAAGATCTTCCATGTTCCCGGACAGGAATTTTACAGCCAAACACAGATTAATACGAGCAAGGGTGAACGCTGGTTCTGTTCAGAAGCGGATGCTCGCGCCGCGGGGTGGCGGAGAGCACGGCGATAG